In candidate division TA06 bacterium, the genomic stretch TCTGGTTACAGTAGAAGTCGGCTATAAAACCATAAATGACCTGCTGGCGGCGGAATTGCAACCCGGCTATTTGGTTCCTGCGGCACATGTTCCAAAAGCAGCGCTCGGCGTAAGTCATGTGGCTGCGGAAATACTTGGCCAGTTGCAGTTTGGTTGGGTTTATTTTTTGAAATTGGATCAGCCCCGTTTTACCGCGCTTTGGCAGACCCAACCCCTTCCCCTTCCCGGCTCGGGAAGGGGTATTTTTTGTGATTTGGTTTTTATCTGTCATACACATAAAACTAATAACATCTCTCTCCGTGGCGGGGAGAGGCAGGAGAGGGGTCCTCCTGGGGGCCGTAGAGGTCGCGCCAAGGCCTGCGCTGCCTGTCCGCTGACTTGCCTGCCCCGAAGTAAGCGGTGGCTTGCCCCGATTAAGCGGTGGTCCGCCGGCTTGTCCGCCGACCTGTCCGCCGAAGTGGCAACGAAGGCGGAAGTGGCGACGAAGGAGGAAGTTGCAACGGAAGGAGGAAGCAAGAGCGTAGGCGGGAGGAATGTTTTATTGCGGCATACGAAGTGGGCGGTGGGGGCATTGGATAAAGTTATAGAGAGTTGATGCGCTGAGCATATTTTCATATTATTTATTCATTCTTTAGTATCGTCTTTTTGCCATTCAGAAACTATTGTACCCCAATCAATTTTTCTTTCTTCTTTTCCCGTCCAAACATCCCAAAAGTCTGGGTCTTCCGAGTGAGGTCTATGTTCTTTCGGCAATTCATTCATTTCAACTAATATAGGAACAGGCGCGGCCCAACCTAAAAGAATAGCTTTTCTTGTTGGCAGCGTTGGCAATTCGTTTAATATTTTTCCTAAATTATCCGGCACAAGCTTATCCACCATTTCTTGATCTTTATCGTTTACAAGTCTATGTAAAAGAAACGTGTTACACTGGGATAACACAGTTGGCGATAATTCCGAAGGTCGTTGTGAAGACAACACTAAGCCTAATCCAAATTTTCTGCCTTCTTTGGCTATCTT encodes the following:
- a CDS encoding DUF559 domain-containing protein, which codes for MTDKNQITKNTPSRAGKGKGLGLPKRGKTGLIQFQKINPTKLQLAKYFRSHMTYAERCFWNMCRRNQIAGLQFRRQQVIYGFIADFYCNQINLVVEIDGGIHEQQKDYDKLRTEIINLYGIKVIRFTNEEVIDKSDTVKQRIIDLASRIPA